Part of the Chitinophaga parva genome is shown below.
CGCATTGTAATATACGCCATGCTTTGCCGGCGCTACGCCGGTGATGAGTGAAGTATGATCCGGGTAGGTTACAGAGGGGAAGATCGGATTTACCCCGTCTGCATACGCACCGCTGTCTTTCATCATGCGGAGGTTCACCATGCCCCAGGAGGCATCGGTATAAAAATCCGGGCGGAAGCCATCAATGGTGATCAGCACCACGTGGCCGGCCTTTTGCGCCCAACCGGCCATGGTGGCCATTATCAGGGCAGTTGCTAAAAATACGCGCTTCATATGTTTCCGTTTATGTTATTTTCCTTTCCAGCCGTCTGTTTGCACCAGGTTCGGGTTGATCGTGATTTCACTGAACGGTACCGGGTATACATATTTGTAGGGCTGCCAGTCGCGGGGAATGTTATCCATCCAGATGAGGTTACCCCTGGTACCTTCCGTCAGCTTGGCCTGGTTATCGTCAATGATGAAGTAGTACACACCGGGCACTTTGGTGGCAGGTGTTGCTTTTACAAAGGCTACTTCCGGTTTACCATCGCCGTTCAGGTCCATTGGTGTATCCATGGCCGGCACATACAGGCCTTTGTAGGAAATGGTGAGCAGGTGGCCGCAGCCCCAGCGCACCAGGTCATTGAAGCGGAAGCCTTCCAGGGCCAGTTCCACCCCGCGCTCACGGCGTACTTCCAGCAGGGTGGCTTCTGTGACCGGTACATTGGAATCGTGGAAATACTGCACCAGGTAAGGATCTGCTGCGGTGGGCATACCAGTGTTCTGGATGCCGGCGCGGGCCCGCAGGGGTTTAATGGTGAGGTTCCATTCATCTGCGGTGAGAGGGCGCCGGGCGGCAATGGCTTCTGCTTTGTTCAGCAGCACTTCCGCGTAGCGGATGAGGGGAATGGAGTTGTAGTTTTCTGCCACACCATCCGTAGCCTTGGAGTCCAGCGTGTATTTGATGGGCTGGTAGCCGGTGTAGGTGTAGGTCCAATCCGGGGCGGCAGGCTGCCCTTCGCGGCTGTAATTGCCCATGCGGATGGTTTGCTGCAGGCGCAGGTCGCGGTTTTTCACTTCCTCCTGGAAAGGGATGGCGTCAAAGTTAGTACCGTCTGTAAAGCGGCTGCCATCAATATTCAGGTAAGTATCAATAAAGGTTTTGGTGAAGCTCACCCGGTTGCCATACGTGGCGCTGGTGAACAGCCAGTTGGCATCGTTGAACACACGGAGGCTTTTGTTGCATACGTAGGCCAGGATCACTTCCGTAGCATTGGGTGTTTCGTTGATGAAGAGATTGCGGTAGTTCATGCTGGCATCGCCGGCGGTGTTCAGGGAGTACTGTTTGCTGTTGATCACCGCGGTGGCCGCGCTGTCGGCGGCATCCAGCCATTTGTCTGCATCCGGGAGGTCAGGCATTTCATATTTGCGGAAGGTGCCTTCAAACAAGCATACGCGCGACTTGTAAGCAAGCGCCACCCACCGGGTGATCTGGGAGCAGCTGGCATCTTTGGTAGCGCGGATGTTGTTGCAGGCAAAATTCAGGTCGGCCAGGATGCTGTCCATCACCAGGGTGCGCGGGTCCTGCGTTTTGTAAAGTTCGGGATCGCCTACTGCCAGGGTGTGGCCGTACCAGGGCACATTGCCAAAGCGTTTTACTTTTTCAAAATAGAACATGGCGCGGAAAAAACGGGCAATGCCGGCGTAGTGGTTCTTTGTTTCGGTGCTTTCCTGCGCCTGGCCGCAATGCTCCAGGAAATAGTTCACATTGCGTAGTTGTGTCCAGGTCCAGCCACTGCTTTGTGTGGAGCCATAGCTGGGCAGCAGGAAGGTGTTCACTTCCTTGCCCGCCATGTAATCACTCATACCGTCTGCACGGATCACGGTATTGGCGTCGGTGATGATATTGTAAAAAGAAGTCGTGTAGAGCTGCAGGTCTGCTTCCTTGTTGAAAGCGTTGCTGGGGCTCAGTTTATCAAAAGGCTTCAGGTCCAGGTCTGTTTTGCAGGAGGCCAGGCCCAGGGCGGCGATGGCGAAGAGGAGGATATTTTTTTTCATTGTCTGTCTGCATTGATCATTTAGAAAGTAATACTCATGCCCACGGTGTAGGTCTTCAGCATGGGATAGTCCATGCCGTTACCGGCGCCCTTGCTCAGCTCAGGATCTGCGCCTTCTATCACTTCCGGGTCCATGGTGCGCACATGGCGGTACATGGGCGTCCACGTCCAGAGGTTCTGGCCGGTGAAGTACAGGCGGGCTTCTTTCATCTTTGCGCGGTCTGTCCAGCTGTGCGGCAGGGTATAGCCCAGCGTCAGGTTCTTGAGACGGATGTAAGCCACGTTCTGCACGTATTTGGATTGCTGCACGTAGAGTTCCGCATTGCTGTTAAGCGCCGTGTAGCCACGGAAGCGGGGGAAGTAAGCATTGGGATTTTCTTCAGACCAGCGGTTGTTCAGCACATCTACCGGCATCCAGCTGTAAGGGCGGTTATACTGGCCCCAGAACAGGGAGTTATCTGCACCCGGCCAGAAGTCTCTTTTACCAATACCCTGGAAGAAGAAATTCATGAAGAAGCCATTCCAGTTGGCGCCGCCATTGATGCCAAATGCGTAGCGGGGCTCTGTATTGCCGATCACGCGCTGGTCGCCCGGATCTTTTGTGGTATTGGCGCCCTGTGTGATCTTGTTATCACCGTTCAGGTCTTTGAAGCGGATATCACCGGGGAGCAACTGGTTGGCCGCTGCCACGCGGATGAAGGACTGGTCTGCATGTTTGCCGGCCAGGTCGGCTTCGGTGAAATAACCGTCATTCACAAAGCCCCACATTTCGCCAACGCGCATGCCTACATAATAATTGTTCGGGCTTGCCAGCGTGGGAATGAGGCCCTGCTGGTTGTTGTAGCGGGTGATCACGGAAGTGTAATCGCTCACCACCACGCCAAAGTTGTAACCAAATGGTTTGTTGCCCAGGTTAAAAGTGTTGTTCCAGTTTACAGACAATTCCCAACCCTGTGTTTTCAGGTCCGCATAGTTGCCTTTGGGTACGGCTGCGCCGAATACGCTGGGCAAGGTGGGGCCCG
Proteins encoded:
- a CDS encoding RagB/SusD family nutrient uptake outer membrane protein — protein: MKKNILLFAIAALGLASCKTDLDLKPFDKLSPSNAFNKEADLQLYTTSFYNIITDANTVIRADGMSDYMAGKEVNTFLLPSYGSTQSSGWTWTQLRNVNYFLEHCGQAQESTETKNHYAGIARFFRAMFYFEKVKRFGNVPWYGHTLAVGDPELYKTQDPRTLVMDSILADLNFACNNIRATKDASCSQITRWVALAYKSRVCLFEGTFRKYEMPDLPDADKWLDAADSAATAVINSKQYSLNTAGDASMNYRNLFINETPNATEVILAYVCNKSLRVFNDANWLFTSATYGNRVSFTKTFIDTYLNIDGSRFTDGTNFDAIPFQEEVKNRDLRLQQTIRMGNYSREGQPAAPDWTYTYTGYQPIKYTLDSKATDGVAENYNSIPLIRYAEVLLNKAEAIAARRPLTADEWNLTIKPLRARAGIQNTGMPTAADPYLVQYFHDSNVPVTEATLLEVRRERGVELALEGFRFNDLVRWGCGHLLTISYKGLYVPAMDTPMDLNGDGKPEVAFVKATPATKVPGVYYFIIDDNQAKLTEGTRGNLIWMDNIPRDWQPYKYVYPVPFSEITINPNLVQTDGWKGK